The sequence CGTCCCTCTGGGTATGTAGGTTTTTTAAGCTCAGGTTTATCTGTAAATATAATTGTGGAAGATTAGAAATAATACACAAGATATCAGTGAGAGTACTTTGATAACCCCAAAATAAGGTGATCACTGCAGAATTCAAGGGACAAGATACATCTagtatttgtttacattattgactttcatttgaaaacaagaggcccatgggcctttaatatggtcatctgactattgctactgtatataacaacacagTAGAAGTCTAAAACAATGAAAGAACTTTTTggataaaatattatacaaaagaTCAAATGGGCTGAAGATGCTATCATTCCATTAAAACCTACACTTTGTCTATGaataatttataataaacatATGACAATATCCAGTCATATGATGGATTCAGCTGCTTTTACTTGGGTTTTCAGAATAGGTGACTTACCTCCTCAAGGATTTCTATATTGGTCTGAAGGACAGAATGTAGTTGTTTTACTGTCGCTAGATGAGAGTCAGACTGCATAGAGTAAATGGTCTGGTACAGCTTTTCTctgttaaaaaaattataatactACTGTGATATAAACTTAAATTATCGGGTTCAGCGGCCAACTGttaaataattgtattattttcactTCCAAAATActgtaagaaaataaaattctaaGAATTTGACAACAAAATAGGAAGAGAAACTGTAAGTAAAACCTACCTCCAGGATGTCTGAGAGACTGGGGACCAGATATCTTTGGCGTCGAGTTTGGCCTGAAGAAGTAGGATTTTGTAGGTCAATCCCACCGCCGATAGCAGCAGGAACAACACCCTGGaaacaacataaaacatatcaTCAATAGAATGAAGGGAATTTGGGTGACAATTTTGTAACATAACAcagaaatatatctatataagtcAATGTTCTAGATTTAAATGGCCAACATAAGTTCAAAGAATGAAGTTacatacaagaggcccaaggaccttaacggtcatctaaTAATAATTGTGTAAGAAATTGATTAGATATAGTGTTATGGTAGCCATATTCGATTTGTGATCACCCAGAGATGTTACAAAACTttttcgggaccatgtcagaataATTTCAtccaagtttcagccaaatagaACTTAAGAAGtggttcaaaatgtgttttcaagatggctgctgtggtggccatcttggattttggatcgactcgaaaaataacaacactttgttgggaccataccaggatcatttcatgcaagtttcagccaaatcacacaggtagaacttgagaagatgttcaaaatactttttcaagatggcgtctGTGCCAGCCATCTTGGGTTTCaaattgacccgaaaaataacaacactttgttgggacaatgtcgggatcatttcatgcaagtttcagccaaatcacatcagtagaacttgaaaagaagttaaaaatatgttttcaagatggcggctgtgacggccatcttggatttcggatcgacccgaaaaataataacGCTTTGTCATGAACATGTCAGGATCgaacatgtcaggatcatttcatgcaagtttcagccaaatcgcaccagtagagtTTGAGAAtaagtttaaaatgtgaaaagttaatgcatggcgcacggcggacgacgacggacgaaacatgacgactataggtcatcctgacccttcaggtcagatgacctaacaagtATAGAACTAAAATGGGATGCCTATTGGTGCCCTACTTCTGAGagtttattttaattgaaaggctaaactttttatttgatttgaattaAAGAATAAGCCAGGTTTAGAAGGTGACAGAAAGTCATACAATCCCAAGAAAAACCACCTATCTATAGTCAGTGATTATaaaactgcctcacatgggattcaaactcgtgaCTCAGCGGTGAAGCGCTTGGAAACCTCAACCTAAGCAAGCTTATCTTAAAGTTGTAGGATTCATGATGATATAAAGAGGCTAAAAAGTCAATACTAGGTATGACTGATACCGAATACTCACATTATTGAACATATAGCCAACAGCAAGTTCGTTCGAGGAACCCTAAAAAGACAACAGAATTGGTTAGTATCAAAATTTTAATCCATGTTTTGAATTCTCTGAAAAAGCCCTCCTAATTTTCAGTCCATGTCCTagaatatttttacaaaaagtTTTGGGTCATTCAGTCAAAAAtatgaagtaattgtcacaGCTAAGTTTACCTTGTTTGTTTTGCAGCATGGAAGATAAATGTACTTACTTTTGAAATTTCACAGCCAGCTGTGAAAATGCTGCATACATTTTACGACAATCAAAACCTGAAACAAAAAAGATACttttatgatatattgattCCTATTGTAAAATGACACCTCAGAAAGACTTTCTGACTGCTGTCAGACATTTCATCCCAATATCAATATAGACAATAGGATACATCAGTTACAGGCTATattaaaatcagaaatatcttgATAATACAGACTTCGATATGCAATTTATCAATGATTTGCAGATTACTTAGATAAAAAAGACAGACATTATATGACTTTGTtttattcccccccccccccctcctgaaCAGTCTTTTATTAAATTATCTTATCACTCTAAGATGTACGATaaaaaccatctctgtataaggACCATCTGCTTAATCAGACCACATTTCTAAGGTCCCAAAACTCAACAATTCAACCTGCATATAAAGGCCACCTAGCTATAAAGACTATTTTCCCCCTGTCGTTGGATtggtagtctttatagacaggtttcactaATACAGTAAGAAATctgaaaaacaaatacattatatGTCAACACAATAAGTCATGCCCAGTTtgaaatacattgtagtacTTACATTGGAAAAAATAGGGAATGCTGAATTTTGAACTTTCTGTAACATTGTCCTTCTGAACTATCACCTCTGCTTGAACAAACGCATTGCGTTGCATCGTGTTCTCAGACTCCGTAGCAACCTCCTTATTACAGCTGACATCACTGTTGTCAATGACACCACATTCTGGACACACACTGGAGTCCGACTCACAAGAGTTGTTTTTACCGGACTCGCCTGGCACACcgataacattgttattgataCTATAGTCAGGACTAGgcactgtaaatgatttactggTTCGTAGTTCATACTTTCTATCAGGGTCGTCCGGTACAGTTTGGTCTAGAGACAGGGTGAAGGATATCTGTGGCAATGAAAGTATGACAACTGTCCCTTACAAGTTTTTAGGTCattttaattattgttaatcagCTACAGTCAAAACAGCacatgttaatatttacaaCTGTCAGTATTTTCCTGTATTATCTCGTAAGTTTCCATTCAGTATAActtgaatttgtttcaaaagAAGAATCTGCAGTTTACACACACAAAACTTAAACAAATTCTGTATTTCCATTTCCAGAAAAGATTAATCATCCTCAGATCATTGTTagaaatttttgttgaaattatcACAAAACAGCCAAACTCTTATATGTGAACAAAAATAATGACAGAGGTACTTACTTCATTTGAGGTATTTGAATCACTTCGTATATGAACCAGCATGTcattctgaaacaaaacattcaaAACTTATCACAATCATGCTTATACATAGGGATTGAAtgcatttttctaattttcatagcggctatgaatagcagaagctatctacatatcccacGGAGCGAGTTAGCGCTCTTCGGAAGAAACCTAGATAGCTTCTACTATTCATAGCcactatgaaaattagaaaaatacattcaatctatatatttatattaaaataatttatgaaaataaaaattattgaaaggtttttatatcatatttaatattatgacatccatatacgacgagaaacgagattaatggaacagctagATGACAAAatcgttccacaacgtcgcgttttcaagcttccgccttccggtcgaccATTTTTAGCAAATGACAAacaataaataagaaatatagttaaaataagatttgattgacttactgattacagtaaaccttagttgattctatatcaagaaacaacacattagatattatacattaaaatattgtgggggactattttttttcaattgatatgaaactggcacattgtttgaaatcagctgattgatgcacgagaatcgttgtattcatagtgtattcatagtgttttcataggcaaatgtttgttttcttcagttggttgatttatatagtgacgaaacactaagaatgtaaatatatataaatgacactGAATGAAAGGCTACAAAGGTAATTTGAGATAAGAATTTCCAAACAGTAATTCATGGAATTTTACACCCGCAAAAATCAGTATCTATACAGTATACTCCATCCCAACTATTACACCATAATGACATCTTTGAACAGAAAGTCAAATTCCAACTTGAGCTAAAATTCTTGTGAGAAGTTACTATTGTTACTTTTGATAAGAGGCTCACCTGTTGTTGTGTCTTTTTCCAGAGGCTATACAAAAACTTGTAGGTGTTGTCTCTAGAGATGAAGGAGCCAAAAACATACTGAAATATGGAAACATGTCACATTTAGACACAGAAATCTCAAGGTCAAAAACCAGGTCACATATAGAAACCTCAAGGCCTCTTAAAAAACGTCAAGGTCACATAAAGAAACCTCACAGGTCATAAACGTTTACATCAAGGCCACTTAAAAAACGTCAAGGTCACATATAGAAACCTCACAGGTCATAAACTTTTACTTCAACGCCACTTAAAAAACGTCAAGGTCACATATAGAAACCTCACAGGTCATAAATGTTTACATCATGGCCACTtaaaaaaggtcaaggtcacatataGAAACCTCACAGgtaataaacgtttacaattaTCAAGGCCACTTAAAAAACGTCGCAGTCACATATAGAAACCTCCAGGTAACATCAGTCAATATTAAGGCATCAATACACATATGTATTGGGGAGTGGAAAGTTCACATGACTTTCTAGTAAGATTTGGTTTGGTTCGATTGTTTTAACATCCAATCAGAAacatataccgtattttccctattaagagcgcctcctctaataagggcgcccccacgttttttgctgaaaaaatcagctaatttcatacaatttttgtgccagattgtgacgatttgtctttgcagacgctaataaaatactgtttcacatcaatctgatgcttaacagatatccgaTCAGCTATAAATGTATTGCACTGGGCaacttaggacatctttgccaagtgtttacacatagaaacagcgagaattccatgttcaaaacaaaacgtgtcacttgaatgccccacacacgtgtatggatgaagactaactggcaacaacattttagcgatgtctatacaggttttatgaatacttactgtatgtcTATGATAAAGGTTACTAAATAACAGgcatgttatcatttctaagcatttaattgtgtgctcttgtcggtatttcccatctgccacaaaacgaaagtagcgatcgaaagcaccgtccgccattttgtgtacgcatggtaaacaaacaggctagcataaaatgccaaaattccgtgaaacatacatatttaaccaatgtttaatacttctggtgcaaacatttcttcataattatgtaatttcaatacttacttgacttcaaaacgtaatttggctatagtaagtttcagaaaaatacgaaactaaaagcaagatgactatagtctgtttcagaaaaaaacatctaaaaatggtctcaaataacggcgcccccctaggccatttacccgcgcccggcgccctcattagggaaaatacggtatacatagagattggaaactccttctttgtctatgttgacaggcagagggacctccagtttatcggtattttcccttggctaacttcTTTTTAGTGTATTcctttaaacatgatatttttgcatcaacacaaagtttaaatattatatcatggtttgatgtgatcagttttcccaattgatgttatttaatatgatttttgaaagtattaaaatgagcaattttacctgatttttcgaaaatcaggcattcaaaaccgggagtgcaatttgttttattaatatataagttaaaatattattttttctttccaaaatcttactcaaaccatctgaaaattactgaacttttataacatatcaaagttattctgctttatttaactatttaagagtttatctaaaagcccCTAGGGACATAGAGAGGCAATCTGcctatcgtaaaaatggcgaagttgccaatctctatgtatatatgtttctgatccAATCAACcactagggtcatgtaaggattgTTCCAAGAGGCCGATAGACCTTGATGAATGTCTAAAACAATAGTTTCCTTGATTTCTTGGTTGTTGGTCAATGCTCAAACACCTAAATGCCCAAGATACTTAAGACAAGTTAACCTAATATTGGATTTGTGATCCTAACTGATCCAAAGTCTGCATAGTCAGGAACTCTGACTGTTCAATAGCTTTTAGCAGCCTTGGTCAGTGAACACCATCAACAATTGATTCATTGATTTACTTTGAGTAACGTCTTGTGAGAACTTTGTCCGTGTGAAAAACCAGCTGAGCATTAATATTGCAGCTAGACACTCTTCAGAGCATTTCGTTTAGGGACGACCATCCTTTTTCTGGCTGCATGATCATCAAAAACTGCTTCATAATATGAATATTTGATACATGTTTGTCTATATATGAATGAAGCCAAATTGCCACTGCTGTTGAAGCACCAAAGGGCACCTGACATTAACACCATGGTACACCAGTTCTGATGAGAGAAATGTAGGTCAGTTACCTCCAGAAAGAAAACATGACTAGCTGATACAACGATCCTGACAGTCTTTTACCGAACAATGCCATAATGTTGTAATTAGTCCAAGAATTCTCCGGTAATAAAGGTGTATCAGGGAGAATTTGACACCACTCCATTGATACCACTGTCATACCTGTCGTCATTTAACCTGAGATAGGTGACCTAGCTTTGTAATCAGTATTATGTCTATTCATTAACTCTCTCTTTTCCTATTGATTATGTCTGATGAGAATACCTTGATTTTCATGATGAAAACTGACCTTTTCCTGAGCTGTCTGTAGACCAATGGCATTAGGGATGATCAGGGCTGTCTTCTCACGAGTGATACTGATCACTTTCTCCATAGGAATCTCTTGCTGTAAAACAAATCACACATCTCCTTAATACCTTACTTACTACCTTATCTGGCAACAAGCagtagttttaatttcaatattctcAGGGAGGCACACCTTTTAAATTcggaaaacatatttttcttccttaagatatatatataaatatattgactGCGTTTTTTTCTGGCCCAAAATCCATCCAAAAATATCAGTGAAAAGAGGTCCGTTATATAACCCTGATTATATTACATccttataaaaatacatgtactgtattaaCATCCCCCATCCCCGGAATCAAACAACGTTTTACAACTGTGTGATATTGATATTGTatcccatatacatgtacatgaaattcATGTTAGGGCACGGGTGCTAATTACCACCTATACGGTAGTAACTTACCAGCCTGCCCCTGCCTCTAATCCTGGAGTAGAAACAGAACCAGTTCTGTGACACATACAGATTTCCCTGTAGTAGGATGTCTCCGAGGAAGGCACACGAGAAATCTACAAAATACAATCATAGTGTTACATAACATATAATTACACTTATTTCATTATTCTTATactttattatacatgtttgtataaaaatgaatgGTGCCCGATGGGAGAATCAAAACTCCAGGCTATAACGGTGATTAAGTACAAAAGGTTATTTTAAACAGGTCAACAAACTTGAAAGGTGAACTCAGTGATAGGAGCGACATTTCCAATTTTATGAGAAATTCAACTTCCTCAGGTATTATTTCACCTTGACCAAAAGTtcaaatatctcattcacaaggACACGCATTgatgttgtgtaatcacagtGTAAATATAAACCTCAATAATCTGCGAATTGTTGTTATATCTCATCAGTCCTGTGATGGTGTGAACATATTTCTGAAAAGcttatttcttgtttttttttttttttaatgaagtGGTCAATTGCCGATATGACCTTTGCTGTTTTgatttatacataatgtaaaattaaggaatgttcataaaACTGAGCCCAGTAATGCATGAAAAAACAAACACTTGATCATCTTGAGTGAAGTGAAATGATGTCTCAAGAACAAATTGGATGTAACTCTTTCTTCAAACCATTTAATGAatctatataaatgttttcaCTAGCAAATTGATGTTTCTTTGTGACAGCTAATTTTTAGACTTTGAGGAATAAACGGCCATGTATATTGAACATGCTTTAGATCTATCTATCCTATGTACACATTAGTTAAGATATCTTGAAATAGACATTCCTGAGTTTGTAACAATACTCTATACAAGCAATGCTTGAATAAACCTGATTTTCCCGAGTAAACAAACTGACAGTTTCCAATTAAAGAACAATATCTAATAGCCATGGGTAAATAGGAAGGAATCcaaaaaacatacatgtatatttatcacACAATGGTAAGTAAATAGGTGAGTACAGAAAAATACAAATGGAAAAGTGAATTTCATGAACAGGAAAAATATGAATTCCTATATGACAGAGTAAGTCAATTTAACTGACAGGAAATGTGAATTTTAATGACAGGAAAGTgaatttcaatatttgaaaatcagaattttttttttggacaAAATGAATTGATAAGAAGAAACATTATCACACACTGACAGACAATACATAAAACCGTTCGTTATTGATTCCAACCTACACCTACCACATCAATCATAATTTGGTGTAAGTTGTTGGGGATGTAAAGAAGATTGAATATGGATATAGATCAAAATCTGTGTCTCATCAATTATGACATATAAGTATGTATTGGACTCATTTCTTCACTTACTGAGGATATATAGTCACACCCTACACATAACAGTAATTAAGCAAGTGACAATCCGATCTGATACCAGATTCAAGCCTAATGATTCCCAAATTGAaccataaattatataattaccagCCATATGTGTTaacttttctctgcttttcaaactttaactacaaactgcatatgaaatttgagacagatcacttcagcaCTTTCAGAAAATTAGTGGTaataaacttcaactatcaaaatccaagtcccaacatgcaatatgcacaactaggggtCTAGAGGGACCtacatctgatgatggtggactAAAAATTCCGAATTGGTATATACAACTGGTTCAATTTAACATTTCAGCAAAACCATTAAGGCTGATATATAGTTGTCAGCAATTTTAAACAATCAGTGAGCCATAATTTACAATAATCGTTAATTTACCTATTCTGACCTCTGACCTCCAGACAATACAGGGGTTTTGAGACCCCAAAACGAAGTTGGTAAAGTATTATTTACCATCGATTAGTCcccaccttctggtgattatgacgtcattacttgacatgatttttgtgacgtcataatcaccagaaggtgggactaatcaacagAAAATTG is a genomic window of Argopecten irradians isolate NY chromosome 10, Ai_NY, whole genome shotgun sequence containing:
- the LOC138333332 gene encoding protein Aster-C-like isoform X1, translating into MMMATVSPAWPSNEMTSSPSRKDNNVLQSHCDSPQLESRSSSFRSQPLVMSRKDSTRDSFPTISRSRAEKFHKLFKSVPETEDPIDYFSCAFLGDILLQGNLYVSQNWFCFYSRIRGRGRLQEIPMEKVISITREKTALIIPNAIGLQTAQEKYVFGSFISRDNTYKFLYSLWKKTQQQNDMLVHIRSDSNTSNEISFTLSLDQTVPDDPDRKYELRTSKSFTVPSPDYSINNNVIGVPGESGKNNSCESDSSVCPECGVIDNSDVSCNKEVATESENTMQRNAFVQAEVIVQKDNVTESSKFSIPYFFQCFDCRKMYAAFSQLAVKFQKVPRTNLLLAICSIMVLFLLLSAVGLTYKILLLQAKLDAKDIWSPVSQTSWREKLYQTIYSMQSDSHLATVKQLHSVLQTNIEILEEINLSLKNLHTQRDGKGTCENDSSDDSCS
- the LOC138333332 gene encoding protein Aster-C-like isoform X2; protein product: MDENNVRLMLSQPLVMSRKDSTRDSFPTISRSRAEKFHKLFKSVPETEDPIDYFSCAFLGDILLQGNLYVSQNWFCFYSRIRGRGRLQEIPMEKVISITREKTALIIPNAIGLQTAQEKYVFGSFISRDNTYKFLYSLWKKTQQQNDMLVHIRSDSNTSNEISFTLSLDQTVPDDPDRKYELRTSKSFTVPSPDYSINNNVIGVPGESGKNNSCESDSSVCPECGVIDNSDVSCNKEVATESENTMQRNAFVQAEVIVQKDNVTESSKFSIPYFFQCFDCRKMYAAFSQLAVKFQKVPRTNLLLAICSIMVLFLLLSAVGLTYKILLLQAKLDAKDIWSPVSQTSWREKLYQTIYSMQSDSHLATVKQLHSVLQTNIEILEEINLSLKNLHTQRDGKGTCENDSSDDSCS